One Geothermobacter hydrogeniphilus genomic window, CCGCGGGGATACTGTTCATCAACCCGGGCGACCGTGGCCCGCATCATGTCCGCGCCGCCGAGGGCATGAACATTGAACATCTTCACCCCCAGTCGACAGGCTTCCAGAGCCGCCATCGCCACGGTGTTGGGAATGTCATGATATTTCAGATCGAGGAAGACCTCACCGCCGCCGTCACGGATCATGCGCACCACCTGCGGCCCGCAACGGGTGAAAAGCTGCTTGCCGACCTTGAAGACACCGACCTTGTCATGCAGCAACGCGACCCACCGCTGCGCCTCCTCAAGGCTGTCGACGTCCAGGGCGAAGATGAGTCTTTCACGTGCTTTATCGATCATGTTTTCCTCCCGATAAATTCCTTGACCCGCCGTGAGATCTCCTGAACCCTGGCGACCAGTTCGGCCGACTCCTCGTGCGGCAGATCTCGCCGTGCGGCGAGACATTCCATGAACAGCAGTTCGTTGAGCCCGTCGGCGAGCAGTTTCTGTTTGTCCCCTTCTTCAAGTCCCTCCAGGTTGCCGAGGATACGACCACCATCGACCGCCCCTTCGGCGGAGATGGCGACATCACGGAAGAGGTAGGAGAAGGGCTGGGGAAGATCACGCAGAAAGTAGCGGACCTCCTGTCCGAAGCGCGGGTTGCGATCCGTTATCTTGCGATACATCACCACCAGGGCGCTGTTGTAAATCTTGAGGATTTTTCCCGGGATACCGTCAACCTCGACTTCAGGCGCAGACTCCATGCGGACCCGCTTTTTCTCAACCAGGCTGAACAACAGCCGCAACCCGTCGAATTCACCAAGACCGCTCCGCCGCAGAACTTCCCCGGCCGCCACGGCAGGAGTCTGTTCGATCAGCTCAAGCAGTCGTTGTTCGGCGGGCGAAAGGCCTTCGGCCCCGGCCCCGGTAGCAACCGGTAAAAGATCAAGAGAACCGATCACGTTCATGAACAGGCCGCGTTCATCGATCCGCCTGAGCCCCTCCATGATCAGATTCTGGGTCCCCATCGACAATCGGACAATCTGTTCATTTTCCAATGAACGAGGCTCAAAAGAAAAGCTCCCCTCGCTGAAGACAAACAGATTGTAAACGATCGTTTCAACCTGGTTGCGGGTCGCTTCCCAGAGGTCCTTGGCGGTGACAGCTTTTTTTTCGACCAGGATCTTACCGATGGTGCGGCGCGAAGACGCGAACTGACGGGCCTTGTCGAGAGTTTCCCGATCGACCTTGCCGAGACCGAAGAGGATCTCGCCGAGCTCCTCTTCGGGGAAGGAACTGGTGGCGAAAACGATTTCACCATCCTGAAAATAGAGGGCTTTCTCTCCGCCCTGAAGACGGAAACGCAGCACCCCGGTGTGGCGAAACATGTTGAAAAAGGAAAGCAGGTCAGGAAGGCCCAGGGCACCGAGCACTCCCGCCAGGCAGACCTCCTGTTCGCCCGAAGCGGTCAGCAGCAGGTGATTGCGGGAAAAGGAACGCGCCTCCAGCGGCTGGTTGCGCAATTCGCGCACCACGCCCGGAGGCAGGTTGATCCGGCCGTGGCTGCTGATGGTCAGGCTCATCCCCTCTCCTTCCGACCGCTCAGGACGCCAGTTCCCTGGTTACGATCGCGGCCACCCGGGAGGCCACCTCGGCCAGCGGCACCATGCTGCGCTCACCGCCGCGACGTACCTGCAACTCAAGGTTGCCATCCTTCAGGCCTCGCGAACCGACCGTGACCCGCAACGGGATGCCAATCAGGTCAGCATCCTTGAACTTGCTGCCCGGACGTTCGTCACGGTCGTCAAGCAGCACCTCGATGCCCTGCTCAAGAAGATCCCGGTAGAGTTTCTCGCCGGCCTCACAGACCGCCTCATCCTTGGGATTGACCAGCGTGATCAGCACCTGGAAAGGGGCAATCGGCATCGGCCAGATGATGCCGTTTTCATCGTGGTTCTGCTCGATCGAGGCGGCCACCGTGCGGCCGATTCCGATGCCGTAACAGCCCATGACCAGGGCGCGTTCCCGCCCCTGTTCATCCAGCACCTTCGCCGCCATGCTCTCGGAGTACTTGGTGCCGAGCTTGAAGACGTGTCCGACCTCGACCCCGCGCCAGGACTCCAGTTTCCCATCACAGCGCGGGCAGGCGTCCCCGGCGACCGCCTGGCGCAGATCGGCGAACCGCTCCACCTGAAAATCACGTCCGTGGTTGGCGCCGGTATAGTGGTAGTCCTTTTCATTGGCACCGACGACGAAATCGCTCATCGCCTCGACCTCCAGGTCGGCAAGGATGCGCAGCGTCAGGCCGACCGGACCGGCGAAGCCGGTCGGGGCGCCGGTCGCCTTGAGAACGGTCTCATCCGAGGCCATCTCGACCCAGTCGGCATCGAGCAGGTTGCAGAGCTTGATGGTGTTCAGCTCGCGGTCGCCACGCAGCAGCACCGCGACCACCTCACCGCTGTCGGTTTCGACAACCAGGGTCTTGACCAGCTGCCACGGATCGAGCTTGAGGTAGGCGGCCACCTCCTCGATGCTCCTGCGAGCCGGGGTGAGGACCTTTTCCAGTTGCGCGGCGGGGGCCGCGGCCGTCCCGGCCGCCTTCAGTTCCGCCTTCTCGACATTGGCGGCGTACTCGCAGCTGTCGCAGGAGACGATGGCGTCCTCGCCTGACTCGGCCAGCACCATGAACTCGTGGGAGAAGGAGCCGCCGATGGCGCCGGAGTCGGCCTCGACGGCACGGAACTTCAATCCGCAGCGTTCGAAAATCCTGCGGTAGGCCTGGTACATTTTCCGGTAGGACTCATCCGCGCCGGCATCGTCGAGATCGAAGGAATAGGCATCCTTCATGATAAACTCGCGACCGCGCATCAACCCGAAGCGGGGACGGATCTCGTCGCGGAACTTGGTCTGGATCTGGTAGAGGTTGAGCGGCAGCTGGCGGTAGGAGCGGATTTCGCGGCGGACGATGTCGGTGATCACCTCTTCATGGGTCGGTCCGAGGCAGAAGTCCGCCTGCTTGCGGTCCTTAATCCGCAGCAGTTCCTTGCCGTACTGTTGCCAGCGTCCCGACTCCTGCCAGAGTTCGGCCGGGGTCACCATCGGCAT contains:
- a CDS encoding DUF4388 domain-containing protein, giving the protein MSLTISSHGRINLPPGVVRELRNQPLEARSFSRNHLLLTASGEQEVCLAGVLGALGLPDLLSFFNMFRHTGVLRFRLQGGEKALYFQDGEIVFATSSFPEEELGEILFGLGKVDRETLDKARQFASSRRTIGKILVEKKAVTAKDLWEATRNQVETIVYNLFVFSEGSFSFEPRSLENEQIVRLSMGTQNLIMEGLRRIDERGLFMNVIGSLDLLPVATGAGAEGLSPAEQRLLELIEQTPAVAAGEVLRRSGLGEFDGLRLLFSLVEKKRVRMESAPEVEVDGIPGKILKIYNSALVVMYRKITDRNPRFGQEVRYFLRDLPQPFSYLFRDVAISAEGAVDGGRILGNLEGLEEGDKQKLLADGLNELLFMECLAARRDLPHEESAELVARVQEISRRVKEFIGRKT
- a CDS encoding proline--tRNA ligase — its product is MRYSQYMLNTVKEVPADAEVLSHQLMIRTGMIKKVAAGIYSYLPFGLRALRKVEQIVREEMNRAGAIEVLMPMVTPAELWQESGRWQQYGKELLRIKDRKQADFCLGPTHEEVITDIVRREIRSYRQLPLNLYQIQTKFRDEIRPRFGLMRGREFIMKDAYSFDLDDAGADESYRKMYQAYRRIFERCGLKFRAVEADSGAIGGSFSHEFMVLAESGEDAIVSCDSCEYAANVEKAELKAAGTAAAPAAQLEKVLTPARRSIEEVAAYLKLDPWQLVKTLVVETDSGEVVAVLLRGDRELNTIKLCNLLDADWVEMASDETVLKATGAPTGFAGPVGLTLRILADLEVEAMSDFVVGANEKDYHYTGANHGRDFQVERFADLRQAVAGDACPRCDGKLESWRGVEVGHVFKLGTKYSESMAAKVLDEQGRERALVMGCYGIGIGRTVAASIEQNHDENGIIWPMPIAPFQVLITLVNPKDEAVCEAGEKLYRDLLEQGIEVLLDDRDERPGSKFKDADLIGIPLRVTVGSRGLKDGNLELQVRRGGERSMVPLAEVASRVAAIVTRELAS